In Fervidobacterium sp., a single window of DNA contains:
- a CDS encoding redoxin domain-containing protein yields MKNITSNYKTIPEFILKDEDGKDFDSKSLLGKYTVIYFYPKANTPGCTLEGIDFTYYIDEFNGNVLGISPDTCKIIAEFKSKKGLKVKLLSDPDKIVAEKFGAVKNGKLIRSTYIVDPWGRIRMEWSRVNVKDHAKEVLSKYKEIISDDCKISDNIQLRRAFRGISSVNVSDEVLEKLIQAAHLAPSCSNKQPWRFTVVRTKENLEKLHEALSSGNYWMKYAPTLIIVHTKNEYACQLSDDRNYALFDTGLAVGMLLVQATQMGLIAHPVAGFEPVKVKQLFGIDGIVITIIAVGYWGNFNILNEKHRLTEESERQRIPLENVVKYI; encoded by the coding sequence ATGAAGAACATAACGAGTAATTATAAAACGATACCAGAATTCATCCTTAAAGATGAAGATGGCAAAGACTTTGACTCAAAGAGTTTGCTTGGTAAATACACAGTTATATACTTTTACCCAAAAGCGAATACACCTGGTTGTACCCTTGAGGGCATTGACTTTACGTACTATATAGATGAGTTTAATGGAAATGTTTTAGGAATATCACCAGACACCTGTAAGATCATTGCCGAATTCAAGTCAAAGAAAGGTTTGAAGGTTAAGCTATTATCAGATCCGGATAAGATCGTAGCCGAAAAGTTTGGCGCAGTCAAGAATGGTAAACTCATTCGGTCAACTTACATAGTAGATCCATGGGGACGGATCAGAATGGAGTGGAGTAGAGTAAATGTAAAAGATCATGCAAAAGAGGTGCTTTCAAAATACAAAGAAATTATCTCAGATGATTGCAAGATCTCAGATAATATACAACTTAGAAGGGCTTTCAGAGGAATCAGTTCAGTAAACGTAAGCGATGAAGTGCTTGAAAAATTGATTCAAGCTGCACATTTGGCTCCATCATGCTCAAATAAGCAACCTTGGAGATTTACAGTTGTGAGAACAAAAGAAAATCTTGAAAAGCTTCACGAAGCACTGAGCAGTGGAAATTATTGGATGAAATATGCACCTACTTTGATAATTGTCCACACAAAAAATGAGTACGCTTGTCAGTTAAGTGACGATAGAAACTACGCATTGTTTGACACCGGTCTAGCTGTTGGCATGCTTTTGGTGCAAGCTACTCAAATGGGACTTATTGCTCATCCCGTTGCTGGATTTGAACCAGTGAAAGTCAAACAGTTATTTGGAATTGATGGAATCGTGATTACAATAATAGCTGTTGGATACTGGGGGAACTTCAACATACTAAACGAAAAACATCGTTTAACCGAAGAAAGTGAACGACAAAGGATACCTTTAGAAAATGTAGTAAAATATATCTAA
- a CDS encoding aspartate-semialdehyde dehydrogenase: MRVGIVGATGAVGRNMIEVLESSKLDFSEVRFFASERSAGQILKFRGLNIPVEILSEEHMKDGFDYLLFSAGSEVSKRFAPIAAAAGSVVIDNSSAFRMVPEIPLVVPEINGRLLKNYRGIVANPNCSTIQMVLALYRVHDRYQIHEIFVSTYQAVSGAGYKAIREYENQLGGGLEHTVFARRIAHNVIPLIGDLMDDITQEEWKMINETRKILNSNSVNVFPTTVRVPVRIGHSESIVARTIFPIMSKEDLIETIASGENVVLHNDIVTPIEIEKDDYVHVSRIRLFDAHTFGIWVVADNLRVGAATNAFRILEKHFELNKEPIQIRE, translated from the coding sequence ATGAGAGTAGGTATTGTAGGGGCTACAGGAGCTGTTGGTAGGAACATGATAGAGGTTCTTGAAAGTTCAAAGCTGGATTTTTCGGAAGTGAGATTTTTTGCCTCAGAACGCTCTGCTGGACAAATTTTAAAATTTCGAGGTCTAAACATACCAGTCGAAATTTTAAGTGAGGAGCATATGAAAGATGGTTTTGACTATTTGCTTTTTTCCGCAGGATCAGAGGTCTCAAAACGTTTTGCACCAATAGCAGCAGCCGCTGGTAGCGTTGTTATAGATAATTCTTCGGCTTTTCGAATGGTACCTGAAATTCCATTAGTTGTTCCAGAAATTAACGGAAGGTTATTAAAAAACTACCGTGGGATAGTTGCTAACCCAAATTGTTCAACAATACAGATGGTACTTGCCTTATACCGGGTGCATGACAGATATCAAATTCATGAGATCTTTGTTTCAACTTATCAAGCTGTTTCCGGTGCTGGTTACAAAGCAATAAGAGAGTATGAAAATCAACTGGGTGGGGGGTTAGAGCATACGGTCTTTGCGCGACGCATTGCACATAATGTTATTCCGCTCATAGGGGACTTGATGGACGATATTACCCAAGAAGAATGGAAAATGATAAATGAAACAAGAAAGATTCTTAATTCTAATTCTGTTAATGTATTCCCGACAACGGTACGAGTTCCTGTTAGAATTGGACATTCCGAAAGTATTGTTGCAAGAACTATCTTTCCAATAATGTCCAAGGAAGATTTGATTGAAACAATAGCAAGTGGTGAAAATGTAGTGTTGCATAACGATATCGTTACACCAATTGAGATCGAAAAAGATGATTATGTGCATGTGAGTAGGATCCGGCTCTTTGATGCGCATACATTTGGAATATGGGTAGTTGCTGATAACCTTAGAGTTGGTGCTGCAACAAATGCTTTTAGGATTCTTGAAAAGCACTTTGAACTTAACAAAGAACCTATTCAAATACGTGAGTGA
- a CDS encoding DUF4258 domain-containing protein has product MIIHVNLLGLDLMLTPHSFERMVERGISVDEVKKLLESKDSQALLQKNGNIRITNGIISVVLRLSGKVLYLVTVYRN; this is encoded by the coding sequence TTGATTATTCATGTAAATCTACTTGGCTTAGACTTGATGTTAACACCGCATTCGTTTGAAAGGATGGTAGAAAGGGGTATAAGTGTGGATGAAGTCAAGAAGTTGTTGGAATCAAAAGATTCACAGGCGCTATTACAAAAGAACGGTAACATCCGCATAACCAACGGTATAATCTCAGTCGTGTTGAGATTATCTGGTAAGGTGCTGTATCTTGTAACGGTTTACAGAAATTAA
- a CDS encoding 2-oxoacid:acceptor oxidoreductase family protein encodes MKTFSIYMVGVGGQGIGTLSEIMIRAVDYSGQNCIGVDTHGLAQRGGVVSSHLKIGDVNSPLVMPGDVDLVIALERHEAARGMSYLKSGGTIVYYDTSWQPLPVRLGKEAEITTSEIEEFSKTNNIKIFRVHYDLPDARMQNIAILATIAKYQLIPQVEVKHYLKAMEDLMSERIFEPNKELFLRIIND; translated from the coding sequence ATGAAAACGTTTAGTATTTACATGGTAGGTGTTGGAGGGCAAGGTATAGGAACTTTAAGCGAGATAATGATTCGCGCAGTAGATTACAGTGGACAGAATTGTATAGGTGTTGATACACACGGTCTTGCTCAACGTGGTGGAGTTGTTTCATCCCATTTAAAGATAGGTGATGTGAACTCTCCGCTTGTAATGCCCGGCGATGTAGATTTAGTGATTGCTTTGGAAAGACATGAAGCAGCCCGCGGGATGAGTTACTTAAAGTCTGGAGGAACTATTGTGTATTACGATACATCATGGCAACCACTGCCTGTTAGGTTGGGGAAAGAAGCCGAAATCACTACAAGTGAAATTGAAGAATTCTCAAAGACTAACAATATAAAAATTTTCCGAGTTCATTACGACTTACCAGATGCCAGAATGCAAAACATTGCAATTTTGGCAACGATAGCAAAATATCAATTAATACCACAAGTTGAGGTAAAACATTATTTAAAAGCTATGGAAGATTTGATGAGCGAGCGTATTTTTGAACCTAACAAAGAGCTTTTCTTGAGGATAATCAACGATTAA
- the dapA gene encoding 4-hydroxy-tetrahydrodipicolinate synthase gives MFTGVGTAIVTPFSNGEVDYEAYKRLVKWQVESGVKAIIVAGTTGEGATLTLEERERLILITKDLCDNNVQVIAGTGTNDTHKTLELSKNAEQSGADALLIVTPYYNKPTQDGLYAHYKYLSERLSKPIVIYNVPSRTGVNISPETVARLASDCKNIVAIKEANPDVNQADEIYRLTNGQFYIYSGNDDRAFHMICAGCNGVISVASNVIPAQMVELVNAITEGNLQKAREIHFKYLEVMKVLFVETNPIPVKAALYLMKMIDNELRLPLVSAKQSTLELVKKTLEKVGVLQ, from the coding sequence ATGTTTACTGGTGTTGGAACAGCTATTGTTACACCGTTTTCAAATGGTGAAGTAGATTATGAGGCTTACAAACGGCTTGTAAAATGGCAGGTTGAGTCTGGTGTAAAAGCAATAATTGTGGCTGGTACAACGGGGGAAGGTGCAACGCTTACTCTCGAAGAAAGAGAAAGACTTATATTGATAACAAAAGATTTATGCGATAACAATGTGCAAGTCATAGCTGGTACGGGAACAAACGACACACATAAGACCTTAGAATTATCCAAAAATGCTGAGCAAAGTGGTGCCGATGCGCTTTTGATAGTCACACCATACTATAACAAACCCACTCAAGATGGACTTTATGCACATTATAAATACCTTTCCGAACGTCTAAGTAAACCCATCGTTATATACAATGTACCTTCCAGGACGGGTGTAAATATCTCGCCTGAAACAGTTGCACGCTTGGCAAGCGATTGTAAAAACATTGTCGCTATTAAAGAGGCTAATCCGGATGTTAACCAAGCAGATGAGATATACAGGTTAACAAATGGACAATTTTACATTTATTCAGGTAACGATGACAGAGCATTCCACATGATTTGTGCAGGATGTAATGGTGTTATCTCCGTAGCTTCAAACGTTATACCTGCTCAAATGGTTGAACTTGTAAACGCAATAACGGAAGGCAACTTGCAAAAAGCAAGGGAAATTCACTTTAAGTATCTTGAGGTGATGAAAGTGCTTTTTGTAGAAACAAATCCAATCCCAGTAAAGGCTGCGCTTTACTTGATGAAGATGATCGACAACGAACTTAGATTACCACTTGTATCTGCAAAGCAATCAACGCTCGAGCTAGTTAAAAAGACCTTAGAAAAGGTAGGTGTTTTACAATGA
- a CDS encoding GGDEF domain-containing protein: protein MKIKIRNFITNLMVNLRYSTFYYLIALAIFLALVLVIRYSLTPKGYYLSNWKVEKSINLNVESEQIKVPYYVILKNRATILLSCNIGDLELNKDANYLYLPQVDGSYLAVYSNGNLIGSYGFTKDRCGHFWYQPFIFQLPKNTKTIALEISGVYEIGIDFKPVIISEDEKDKYMVLYIVTHVLLLLSIGLSLTLAIILYLISKNLSNKKRSIYLHFSIASLLGTFWMFDLLPLPTMGNESLVLIFRKIFVASAYFGLSSLIYGMNKQSFEKVDLFTKLLIVLNVGIGIIILSAWNNYILKILSNNLASLLLLNGIYLTIRISQTYSPVQITFSFFFVLTLVHDGVAMWLSSNQKLLSMYGIVSLFAGFAYSLVNEYKDMIVGLSLAHMKSITDSLTGAYSRGALSEMSLNNTDALVYIDLNNFKIINDEYGHNVGDEILKILVSVLKSSVRKTDAVVRMGGDEFLLVLKNCPVNKATEIVEKARQEFTLSHPLNPDFSYGVVQYSENFQKSLHDVDKLMYKMKEETKKQKNQNTT, encoded by the coding sequence ATGAAGATAAAAATTCGCAACTTTATCACGAATCTAATGGTCAATCTACGTTATTCAACTTTTTACTACTTAATTGCATTGGCGATTTTCTTAGCTCTTGTTTTGGTTATAAGATATTCATTGACACCAAAAGGGTACTATTTATCAAATTGGAAGGTTGAAAAAAGCATCAATTTAAACGTAGAGAGCGAACAGATTAAAGTTCCTTACTATGTTATTTTAAAAAACCGTGCGACGATTTTGCTATCTTGCAACATAGGGGATCTTGAACTAAATAAAGACGCTAATTATCTCTATCTGCCTCAAGTTGATGGCTCTTACTTAGCAGTTTACTCCAACGGAAATCTAATCGGTAGTTATGGTTTTACCAAAGACAGATGTGGGCACTTTTGGTATCAACCGTTCATCTTTCAGCTACCGAAAAACACTAAGACAATCGCCTTAGAGATATCTGGAGTTTATGAAATAGGTATTGATTTCAAACCGGTTATAATCAGCGAAGATGAAAAAGATAAATACATGGTACTTTACATTGTCACACACGTTTTATTGCTGCTTAGTATCGGACTTTCACTAACCTTAGCAATAATACTTTATCTGATTTCAAAAAATCTTTCAAACAAAAAGCGAAGTATTTATCTTCATTTTTCTATTGCAAGTCTTCTTGGTACATTTTGGATGTTCGATCTCCTTCCCCTTCCCACAATGGGTAACGAATCTTTGGTTTTGATATTTAGAAAGATATTTGTTGCTTCTGCATACTTTGGTTTGTCTTCGCTGATTTATGGGATGAACAAACAAAGTTTCGAAAAAGTAGACCTATTTACAAAACTTTTGATCGTTCTCAATGTAGGAATAGGTATAATAATATTGTCTGCGTGGAATAATTACATTTTAAAAATTCTGTCGAACAACTTAGCATCACTACTTTTATTGAACGGTATATATCTAACAATAAGGATATCACAAACTTACTCTCCAGTGCAAATAACTTTTTCTTTTTTCTTTGTTCTGACATTGGTCCATGATGGAGTGGCTATGTGGTTGTCATCTAACCAAAAACTCCTATCCATGTACGGTATAGTGTCTTTGTTTGCAGGTTTTGCGTACAGTTTAGTCAATGAGTACAAAGATATGATAGTTGGCTTGTCGCTTGCTCATATGAAAAGCATTACGGATTCTCTAACAGGGGCTTACAGCAGAGGTGCGCTTTCTGAAATGTCTCTGAACAATACCGATGCACTTGTATATATAGACCTTAACAATTTTAAAATAATAAACGATGAGTACGGACACAATGTTGGAGACGAGATTTTAAAAATTCTTGTCAGTGTGTTGAAATCTTCAGTGAGAAAAACAGACGCCGTTGTCAGAATGGGAGGAGATGAATTTCTTTTAGTCTTAAAGAATTGTCCGGTTAATAAAGCAACAGAAATAGTCGAAAAGGCAAGACAAGAATTTACATTATCACACCCGTTAAACCCTGACTTTTCTTACGGAGTAGTCCAGTATTCGGAAAACTTTCAGAAGTCTCTTCATGATGTTGATAAATTGATGTACAAAATGAAAGAAGAAACAAAGAAACAAAAAAATCAAAATACTACTTGA
- a CDS encoding 4-hydroxy-tetrahydrodipicolinate reductase, whose product MKFGIVGVKGKMGKEIADYFLSMGDELVLKVDVDVEDVMEKPEVIVDFSHRSALEKTIDLCTKFSCPLVIGTTALTEDDFNKLRHLAESVPVVQSYNFSEGINLLKLILQKFHQNFNSWDMTIVEIHHNKKKDAPSGTALMLKNTLGKEIQINSLRVGGVFGEHTVIIANDGEVIELTHRALSRRAFSIGARRAALFSMTKKNGFYSFSDVVEQMGG is encoded by the coding sequence ATGAAATTCGGCATCGTAGGTGTAAAAGGAAAGATGGGAAAAGAAATAGCAGATTATTTCCTTTCAATGGGTGATGAATTGGTGTTAAAAGTTGATGTTGATGTTGAAGACGTAATGGAAAAACCAGAGGTTATCGTGGATTTTTCACATAGAAGTGCTCTTGAAAAGACAATAGATTTGTGCACCAAATTCTCATGTCCACTTGTAATAGGTACCACGGCATTAACTGAGGATGATTTCAATAAACTAAGACACCTGGCAGAAAGTGTTCCAGTTGTGCAAAGTTATAATTTTTCAGAAGGAATCAATCTATTAAAACTCATTTTACAGAAATTTCACCAAAATTTTAATAGTTGGGATATGACTATTGTTGAAATACACCACAACAAGAAAAAAGATGCGCCATCTGGGACAGCACTCATGTTGAAAAACACACTTGGTAAGGAGATACAAATTAATTCATTACGCGTAGGGGGTGTGTTTGGGGAACATACTGTAATTATTGCAAACGATGGCGAAGTTATTGAGTTAACACACAGAGCGCTTTCAAGACGAGCATTTTCCATAGGGGCAAGAAGGGCTGCGTTATTTTCCATGACTAAGAAGAACGGATTTTATTCGTTCTCGGACGTTGTTGAGCAGATGGGAGGTTAG
- a CDS encoding thiamine pyrophosphate-dependent enzyme: MWETKVYDIPNADIAWCPGCGNFGIINELKTALAQLQIEPQRVVIVSGIGQAAKMPQYVKAHMFNGLHGRSLPAAVAIKMVNPELIVIAESGDGCTYGEGGNHFIHTIRKNPDITNIVHDNQIYGLTKGQASPTTARGQITSLQFDGVYVDPFNPIAVAVALDASFVARSFSGNFNLTVELIKMAIQHKGYALVDILQPCVTFNKVNTYQWYRENTYLLPDNYDPTDRQAAFKIATDDKKIALGVIYKNPDKPVFEEQLAAYKKDKTPVAYRGIEI; this comes from the coding sequence ATGTGGGAAACAAAGGTTTATGATATACCAAATGCAGATATTGCATGGTGTCCAGGATGCGGAAACTTTGGAATAATAAACGAACTGAAAACAGCACTTGCACAACTTCAAATAGAACCACAACGTGTGGTTATTGTATCCGGTATTGGCCAGGCTGCAAAGATGCCACAGTATGTAAAAGCGCATATGTTTAATGGTTTACACGGAAGATCACTACCAGCAGCTGTTGCTATTAAGATGGTCAACCCCGAGCTCATAGTAATTGCTGAAAGCGGTGATGGCTGTACATACGGCGAAGGTGGTAACCATTTTATTCACACAATAAGAAAAAATCCAGATATAACAAACATCGTGCATGATAACCAAATATATGGTTTAACAAAAGGTCAAGCTTCACCAACTACGGCAAGAGGACAAATAACAAGTTTGCAATTTGACGGTGTTTATGTTGACCCATTCAATCCAATAGCTGTTGCTGTAGCACTCGATGCTTCGTTCGTTGCTCGGAGCTTTTCAGGTAATTTCAACCTTACAGTTGAGCTTATAAAGATGGCTATTCAGCATAAAGGATATGCACTTGTAGACATACTCCAGCCGTGCGTAACATTTAATAAAGTTAACACTTACCAATGGTACAGAGAAAACACATATTTATTGCCAGATAACTATGATCCAACCGATAGACAAGCTGCGTTTAAGATTGCAACGGATGACAAAAAGATAGCACTTGGTGTGATTTATAAAAATCCAGACAAGCCTGTATTTGAAGAACAGCTTGCCGCATACAAAAAGGATAAAACACCTGTTGCATACAGGGGGATTGAAATATGA
- a CDS encoding 2-oxoacid:acceptor oxidoreductase subunit alpha, with amino-acid sequence MNQKFIRPNGEISIVLSGAAGQGIQSVEHILTRVAKDSGFYVFATKEYMSRVRGGNNSTELRISEKPVYAYVDRIDILVPLNDNAIERLRSRLTEHTIILGEPRYVEKERNSIGVKFEEIAESFGNKIYENSVAIGVLAGIIGAEEDALVKNVAEYFKRKSEEVVRANINAALKGYEISKTLGLSFEIERNEKVKQQYLTSGYEAVAKGAIAGGCNFISSYPMSPATTVFTELSRLSGEYGILVDQAEDEIAAANMAIAAWYAGARAMVSTSGGGFALMTEAVSLSGMIETPIVVHLGQRPGPATGLPTRTEQGDLNLVLYAGHGDFPRVIYAPGNLCEAYKLTAKAFNIADKYQIPVFVLTDQYLLDSFYNISELPQVQIEKFIVKTDESYRRYEITEDGISPRGIPGYGKGLIRVDSDEHDEYGHITESGEVRTKMVEKRLRKLEKIKEDFVMPQLFGTNDYEYLVVCWGSTQQIVKEAVERIGNEKISVLHFSQVYPLPQSVKNYFERAKKTIFVEQNASGQFANLLKLEFGIDTSCRILKYSGYVYSVEELAERIVKEVE; translated from the coding sequence ATGAACCAAAAATTTATAAGACCTAACGGTGAAATATCAATAGTTTTAAGCGGAGCTGCTGGTCAAGGTATTCAGAGTGTGGAACATATACTAACACGTGTTGCAAAAGACTCAGGATTTTATGTTTTTGCAACAAAAGAGTATATGTCAAGAGTTAGGGGTGGAAATAACTCCACAGAGTTACGAATTTCAGAAAAACCTGTTTATGCTTATGTAGATAGAATAGACATACTTGTTCCGTTAAATGATAACGCTATAGAAAGACTTCGCTCAAGACTTACCGAACATACAATAATCCTTGGCGAACCACGGTATGTAGAAAAGGAAAGAAATTCAATTGGTGTAAAATTTGAAGAAATTGCTGAGAGTTTTGGAAATAAGATATATGAAAATTCAGTTGCTATAGGTGTGTTAGCCGGAATAATAGGTGCAGAAGAAGACGCACTTGTGAAGAATGTAGCAGAATATTTCAAAAGGAAATCGGAAGAAGTTGTGAGAGCAAATATTAACGCTGCATTGAAAGGATATGAAATAAGTAAGACCCTTGGATTAAGCTTTGAAATTGAACGAAATGAAAAAGTAAAACAACAATATTTGACAAGTGGTTATGAGGCAGTTGCCAAGGGTGCGATTGCTGGTGGTTGTAATTTTATATCGTCGTATCCAATGTCGCCAGCAACCACTGTTTTTACTGAACTTTCAAGGCTGTCAGGTGAGTATGGAATACTCGTAGATCAGGCTGAGGACGAGATCGCGGCAGCGAATATGGCAATTGCTGCATGGTATGCCGGTGCACGTGCAATGGTCTCCACTTCTGGTGGTGGGTTTGCACTCATGACAGAAGCAGTAAGCTTATCTGGAATGATAGAAACACCTATTGTTGTGCATCTTGGTCAAAGACCAGGTCCCGCCACTGGATTACCAACAAGAACTGAGCAAGGAGACTTGAATCTTGTTTTGTATGCTGGACACGGGGATTTTCCAAGAGTAATATACGCTCCTGGTAATCTATGCGAAGCTTACAAACTTACAGCTAAGGCATTCAATATTGCAGACAAGTATCAGATCCCAGTATTTGTCCTTACAGATCAGTATCTACTCGACTCTTTTTATAACATAAGCGAGTTACCACAAGTCCAAATTGAGAAATTCATAGTAAAGACTGATGAATCTTATAGGCGTTATGAAATAACGGAAGATGGAATCTCTCCGCGTGGTATACCTGGTTATGGAAAAGGACTTATACGTGTTGATAGTGACGAGCATGACGAATACGGTCACATAACAGAAAGTGGAGAAGTAAGAACAAAGATGGTTGAAAAAAGATTGAGAAAACTTGAAAAAATAAAAGAAGATTTTGTCATGCCGCAGTTGTTTGGAACAAACGATTACGAATATCTTGTTGTTTGTTGGGGTTCCACACAGCAAATAGTAAAGGAAGCTGTTGAAAGAATTGGAAATGAAAAAATCTCGGTATTACACTTTTCGCAAGTTTATCCTCTCCCTCAAAGTGTTAAGAATTACTTTGAGCGTGCCAAAAAAACCATATTTGTTGAACAGAATGCCAGCGGTCAATTTGCGAATTTGCTGAAGTTAGAATTCGGTATCGATACGTCATGTAGAATTTTAAAATACAGCGGGTATGTTTATTCCGTCGAAGAATTAGCCGAAAGAATAGTCAAGGAGGTCGAATAA
- the dapF gene encoding diaminopimelate epimerase, with protein MKLEKYNATGNTFIVVDCINEKLNDLEKSATVLNCVEDRDGVIFVEKTGNTYHMDYFNRDGKRATFCGNGARTFVTYLMEFYNIDGDIIFSTNAGMLKAKASNSLHIVSVQMPSPVYKNMIEYNGFIGVLVEVGVPHILVKSPNVDFIELEKIGPEMRRKFNANVNFFEVIREKVLKIRTYERGVERETLSCGSGVTAAAYYYKFFILEDSSVPDKVEIHARGGILNVLFSDKDIFLEGGVLHE; from the coding sequence ATGAAATTAGAGAAATATAACGCTACAGGTAACACTTTTATAGTTGTAGATTGTATAAATGAAAAATTGAATGATTTAGAGAAATCAGCAACGGTGTTAAATTGTGTTGAAGATAGAGATGGTGTAATATTTGTCGAGAAAACTGGAAATACGTACCACATGGATTATTTTAACAGAGACGGTAAAAGAGCAACTTTCTGTGGTAACGGTGCTCGAACATTCGTAACATACCTTATGGAATTTTATAACATCGATGGAGACATAATTTTTTCAACTAACGCAGGTATGCTGAAAGCCAAGGCATCAAATAGTTTACACATTGTTTCTGTTCAAATGCCTTCTCCGGTCTATAAAAATATGATTGAGTACAACGGTTTTATTGGGGTTTTAGTTGAAGTTGGCGTTCCCCACATACTTGTCAAGTCTCCAAATGTTGACTTTATTGAACTTGAGAAAATTGGACCGGAAATGAGAAGGAAATTCAATGCAAATGTAAATTTCTTTGAAGTAATAAGAGAGAAAGTTTTAAAAATTAGAACATACGAACGAGGAGTTGAGAGAGAAACTTTGTCTTGCGGTTCAGGAGTCACAGCCGCTGCTTATTATTACAAGTTTTTCATACTTGAAGACTCATCTGTTCCGGACAAGGTAGAAATACATGCACGCGGTGGAATTTTAAACGTACTTTTTTCTGATAAAGATATATTTTTGGAAGGAGGGGTTCTACATGAATAA